One Halobaculum roseum DNA segment encodes these proteins:
- a CDS encoding 50S ribosomal protein L40e encodes MAQFDAAERRTLNKLICMRCNARNPQRAENCRKCGYGNLRPKAKEPRTA; translated from the coding sequence ATGGCTCAATTCGACGCGGCCGAGCGCCGCACGCTCAACAAGCTCATCTGCATGCGGTGCAACGCTCGCAACCCCCAGCGCGCGGAGAACTGTCGCAAGTGCGGCTACGGGAACCTCCGCCCCAAGGCGAAGGAGCCGCGGACCGCATAA
- a CDS encoding thioredoxin family protein gives MSVRLKDFYADWCGPCKTQDPILDELEEDYPDVDFEKVDVEEEQEIANQYQVRSLPTLIVENDDGVVDRFVGVTQREDLEEALAQAGA, from the coding sequence ATGAGCGTCCGACTCAAGGACTTCTACGCGGACTGGTGTGGCCCCTGTAAGACCCAGGACCCGATCCTCGACGAGCTCGAGGAGGACTATCCCGACGTGGACTTCGAGAAGGTCGACGTCGAGGAGGAACAGGAGATCGCGAACCAGTACCAGGTGCGCTCGCTTCCCACCCTCATCGTCGAGAACGACGACGGCGTCGTCGACCGGTTCGTCGGCGTCACCCAGCGCGAGGACCTGGAGGAGGCGCTCGCGCAGGCCGGCGCGTAA